Proteins encoded together in one Micromonospora kangleipakensis window:
- a CDS encoding alpha-L-arabinofuranosidase C-terminal domain-containing protein — protein MRTHRLVAGLVTGLVTTTLSTSTPALGADTAPALDYTINVDATGTGPAIDPAMYGVFFEDINRAADGGLYGELVQNRSFEYLPVDNGSYTGLTSWSPVSSSGGSGSIATVSDDARLNERNRTYLKVTLTNAGPGTYGVLNSGYNTGIALEAGKAYDFSVWARTDAAGGTPLTVTLHNQDGTTRYAAPVQLSVQDGAWRRYTGTFVATGTTDAARLAVEAGGDGTLRLDMVSLFPRDTFKGRPNGLRKDLAEKIAALRPGFVRFPGGCIVNTGSMYGYDAASGYQRARAYQWKDTIGPVEERATNANFWGYNQSYGLGYYEYFQFAEDIGAKPVPVVPALVTGCGQNRAVDDDALLQRHIQDTLDLIEFANGPVTSTWGAKRAAMGHSAPFGLDRIEVGNEENLPDAFMARFVGFRDAIKAAYPKVTVISNSGPDDAGTTFDRAWELNRANGVEMVDEHYYNDPSWFLQNNKRYDSYDRSGAKVWVGEYASWDNKLSNALAEGAYMTGLERNADVVTMASYAPLLANIDYVQWRPDLIWFDNDQSWGSANYEVQKLFMTNVGDQVVPSSFTGAVKTAQPVTGAIGLSTWRTAAKYDDVLVTSSDGTPLFSDDFSNGAGRWTPIAGRGTWTVQDGAYVQSDTAAENTMVKAGDESWRDYDLSVKATKISGAEGFLVGFGVKDSGNYYWWNLGGWNNTQGAVEKAVNGAKTTLIAKPNTIETGHTYDIKAQIRGTKVTLLLDGQVWGSFDDNAVTEPFAQVVTRDVAAKQLIVKVVNAQDAPARTTINLGTGARVMDRAQMTVISGDPQELNTRTAQPIKPVTSTIKGVAPTFTRIFEPNSVTFIRVQTK, from the coding sequence ATGCGCACCCACCGCCTCGTCGCGGGACTGGTCACCGGACTCGTCACCACGACGTTGTCCACCAGCACGCCCGCCCTCGGCGCCGATACGGCCCCGGCGCTCGACTACACGATCAACGTCGACGCGACCGGCACCGGCCCCGCCATCGACCCCGCCATGTACGGGGTGTTCTTCGAGGACATCAACCGGGCCGCCGACGGCGGACTCTACGGCGAACTCGTCCAGAACCGCTCCTTCGAGTACCTTCCGGTCGACAACGGCTCCTACACCGGCCTCACGTCGTGGAGCCCGGTCTCCTCCTCCGGCGGCAGCGGCAGCATCGCCACCGTCAGCGACGACGCCCGACTCAACGAGCGCAACCGCACGTACCTCAAGGTGACGCTCACCAACGCCGGTCCCGGCACCTACGGCGTGCTGAACTCCGGCTACAACACCGGCATCGCGCTCGAGGCCGGCAAGGCCTACGACTTCTCCGTCTGGGCCCGGACGGATGCTGCTGGCGGCACGCCGTTGACCGTCACCCTGCACAACCAGGACGGCACGACCAGGTACGCCGCGCCGGTCCAGCTCTCGGTCCAGGACGGCGCCTGGCGCAGGTACACCGGCACGTTCGTGGCCACCGGCACGACCGACGCGGCCCGCCTGGCGGTGGAGGCCGGAGGCGACGGCACCCTGCGCCTCGACATGGTCTCGCTCTTCCCCCGCGACACGTTCAAGGGACGCCCCAACGGCCTGCGCAAGGACCTCGCCGAGAAGATCGCCGCCCTGCGCCCGGGCTTCGTGCGCTTCCCCGGCGGGTGCATCGTCAACACCGGCAGCATGTACGGCTACGACGCCGCCAGCGGGTACCAGCGCGCCCGCGCTTACCAGTGGAAGGACACGATCGGGCCGGTCGAGGAGCGTGCCACCAACGCCAACTTCTGGGGCTACAACCAGTCGTACGGCCTGGGCTACTACGAGTACTTCCAGTTCGCCGAGGACATCGGCGCCAAGCCGGTGCCCGTCGTGCCGGCGCTCGTCACCGGCTGCGGGCAGAACCGGGCCGTCGACGACGACGCGCTGCTGCAGCGGCACATCCAGGACACCCTCGACCTCATCGAGTTCGCCAACGGCCCGGTCACCTCGACCTGGGGCGCCAAGCGCGCGGCGATGGGTCACTCCGCGCCGTTCGGCCTCGACCGCATCGAGGTCGGCAACGAGGAGAACCTGCCCGACGCCTTCATGGCCCGGTTCGTGGGGTTCCGTGACGCCATCAAGGCGGCGTACCCGAAGGTCACGGTCATCAGCAACTCCGGCCCCGACGACGCCGGGACGACGTTCGACCGGGCGTGGGAGCTCAACCGGGCCAACGGCGTGGAGATGGTCGACGAGCACTACTACAACGACCCGAGCTGGTTCCTGCAGAACAACAAGCGCTATGACAGCTACGACCGGTCTGGCGCCAAGGTCTGGGTCGGCGAGTACGCGTCGTGGGACAACAAGCTCTCCAACGCGCTCGCCGAGGGTGCGTACATGACCGGCCTGGAGCGCAACGCCGACGTCGTGACGATGGCGTCGTACGCTCCCCTGCTGGCCAACATCGACTACGTCCAGTGGCGGCCGGACCTGATCTGGTTCGACAACGACCAGTCGTGGGGCTCGGCCAACTACGAGGTCCAGAAGCTGTTCATGACCAACGTCGGTGACCAGGTCGTGCCGAGCAGCTTCACCGGGGCGGTGAAGACCGCTCAGCCCGTCACCGGTGCGATCGGTCTCTCCACCTGGCGGACCGCCGCCAAGTACGACGACGTCCTGGTCACCTCATCCGACGGCACGCCGCTGTTCAGCGACGACTTCTCCAACGGCGCCGGCCGGTGGACGCCGATCGCCGGCCGCGGCACCTGGACAGTGCAGGACGGCGCCTACGTCCAGTCCGACACCGCCGCAGAGAACACCATGGTCAAGGCGGGTGACGAGAGCTGGCGCGACTACGACCTCAGCGTGAAGGCCACCAAGATCTCCGGCGCCGAGGGCTTCCTCGTCGGCTTCGGGGTCAAGGACTCCGGCAACTACTACTGGTGGAACCTCGGCGGCTGGAACAACACCCAGGGCGCGGTGGAGAAGGCCGTGAACGGGGCCAAGACCACGCTGATCGCCAAGCCCAACACCATCGAGACCGGCCACACGTACGACATCAAGGCCCAGATCCGCGGCACGAAGGTCACCCTGCTGCTCGACGGGCAGGTATGGGGCAGCTTCGACGACAACGCCGTCACCGAGCCCTTCGCCCAGGTCGTCACCCGCGACGTCGCGGCCAAGCAACTCATCGTCAAGGTCGTCAACGCCCAGGACGCCCCGGCCCGCACCACGATCAACCTCGGCACCGGAGCGCGGGTCATGGACCGGGCGCAGATGACGGTCATCAGCGGTGACCCGCAGGAGCTCAACACCCGCACGGCCCAGCCGATCAAGCCGGTGACGAGCACGATCAAGGGCGTCGCGCCCACCTTCACCCGGATCTTCGAGCCGAACTCGGTGACCTTCATCCGAGTGCAGACGAAGTAG
- a CDS encoding family 43 glycosylhydrolase, which produces MSPSRPRPARHSAPHRTRRLLAGVTALVTSLVSVTALAPPSQAATLDDGLVLHYDLTQTSGPVTDSSGHGRNGTLSGDATWQGPDGLRLGGANGHVRLPDNILRGLTDITVSVQVNMATDQAAPYFIWGLGNTGSGGVGNGYLFNTGNAFRASIASGNWSTEQTVTTGRNLTRGSWRTITYALGGGTAVLYEDGVEVARKTGITLTPGSIGGGTTTANYLGRSVYTSDRYLKGQVRDFRIYDRAVTAAEAHALGERTATGRAADDAAALDLGDTSAVTENLSLPTRGAGGSSITWSSSDPAIVSNTGVVTRPTPGSGNATVTLTATASYAGYAATREFTVTVVEDITDQEKVDAALAAIVIPDQDAVRGNMTLPTRGARNVALAWTAKDSSVVSSTGEVTRPPYGSGAIKARLSVRATKGAASGVRNFTLTVLPLPKKDPLEGYAFAYFTGEGSADGEQIYFAASRGNDPLKYDELNGGRPVLTSTEGDDGVRDPFIIRSPEGDKFYLIATDLKIYGNGDWDASQRTGSKYIEVWESTDLVNWSQQRHVRVSPDTAGNTWAPEAYYDDTIGAYVVFWAAKLYAPEDTAHAGNTYNRMLYATTRDFRTFSEPRVWVDPGYSVIDSTVIKHGGTYYRFTKDERNNTSSTPCSKFILEQKSTQLRSTSWDFVQDCIGKATDTSAGIAQGEGPTIFKSNTEDKWYLFIDEFGGRGYVPFETTDLDGGRFTMSTGHDLPAHPRHGTVLPVTKAELDRLRQGPSPTPATRKGVIADYHLAGGSGTTVADSSGNGRDATIHGGVTRGSDAMTFDGTDGYVDLPDNLLTGLSDVSVSARVWIDPAQATPYFIWGLGNTTNGAGNGYLFATGNSYRTAIATGNWSTEQNTGTGRDLSRGSWHTITWTLSGGVARLYDNGVEVAHNTGVTTKPGDLGGGISTANYLGRSLYAADRYFTGRMRGFTLWNRGLSAREVLALPGNETAIGAVKLDALKVPAIIDNDGGTVTLPVKPGTDLTALAPEFGISDDAQVSPGNESVQDFTRPVTYTVTGADGSSRVWTVKAVAMNSPVLPGYNADPNIVRFGDTYYIYATTDGYPGWSSTTFKTWSSKDLVHWTEHRTILDLGPDVSWADGRAWAPAATEKNGKYYFYFCADAKIGVAVADSPTGPFVDALGKPLVATNPDGGQAIDPAVFTDDDGQSYLYWGNGNAYVVPLNPDMTSFDPAKVKRITGLTGFREGLFMAKRGGTYHLSWSIDDTGSENYRVGYATATSPMADGLVNRGEILTKDVSLGILGTGHHSIIQVPGTDDWYIAYHRFAVPGGDGTHREVTIDRLRFNADGTIANVVPTLESVPPLAQ; this is translated from the coding sequence ATGTCCCCGTCCCGGCCCCGCCCGGCGCGCCACTCCGCGCCCCACCGAACCCGCCGCCTGCTCGCCGGCGTCACCGCACTTGTCACCAGCCTGGTCAGCGTCACGGCCCTGGCCCCGCCCAGCCAGGCGGCCACTCTCGACGACGGCCTGGTCCTGCACTACGACCTGACCCAGACCAGCGGCCCCGTGACCGACAGCTCGGGGCACGGCCGCAACGGCACGCTCAGCGGCGACGCGACCTGGCAGGGCCCGGACGGCCTGCGCCTCGGCGGCGCCAACGGCCACGTCCGGCTGCCCGACAACATCCTGCGGGGCCTCACCGACATCACCGTCTCGGTGCAGGTCAACATGGCGACCGACCAGGCCGCGCCGTACTTCATCTGGGGGCTCGGGAACACCGGTTCCGGCGGCGTCGGCAACGGCTACCTGTTCAACACCGGCAACGCCTTCCGCGCCTCCATCGCCAGCGGCAACTGGTCCACTGAGCAGACCGTGACCACCGGCCGCAATCTCACCCGGGGCAGCTGGCGCACCATCACCTACGCCCTCGGCGGCGGCACCGCAGTGCTCTATGAGGACGGCGTCGAGGTCGCCCGCAAGACCGGCATCACCCTCACGCCCGGGTCGATCGGCGGCGGCACCACCACCGCCAACTACCTCGGCCGCTCCGTGTACACCTCGGACAGGTACCTCAAGGGGCAGGTCCGGGACTTCCGCATCTACGACCGCGCTGTCACCGCCGCCGAGGCGCACGCCCTCGGTGAGCGGACCGCCACCGGACGGGCTGCGGATGACGCGGCAGCCCTAGACCTGGGCGACACGTCCGCGGTGACGGAGAACCTGAGCCTGCCGACCCGCGGTGCCGGCGGCTCCAGCATCACCTGGTCGTCGAGTGATCCCGCGATCGTGTCGAACACCGGCGTGGTCACCCGTCCCACACCCGGATCCGGCAACGCGACCGTGACGCTGACCGCCACCGCGTCGTACGCCGGCTACGCCGCCACCCGGGAGTTCACCGTCACCGTCGTCGAGGACATCACCGACCAGGAGAAGGTCGACGCCGCCCTCGCGGCCATCGTCATCCCCGACCAGGACGCGGTCCGCGGCAACATGACGCTGCCCACCCGGGGAGCCCGCAACGTCGCGCTGGCGTGGACCGCCAAGGACTCCTCCGTCGTCAGCAGCACCGGTGAGGTGACCCGGCCGCCGTACGGGTCGGGCGCGATCAAGGCCCGCCTCAGCGTACGGGCGACCAAGGGTGCGGCCAGCGGCGTACGCAATTTCACCCTGACCGTCCTCCCGCTGCCGAAGAAGGATCCCCTCGAGGGCTACGCCTTCGCCTACTTCACCGGTGAGGGCAGCGCTGACGGCGAGCAGATCTACTTCGCGGCGAGCCGCGGGAACGACCCGCTCAAGTACGACGAGCTCAACGGTGGCCGCCCCGTCCTCACCTCCACCGAGGGCGACGACGGCGTGCGTGACCCGTTCATCATCCGCAGCCCGGAGGGCGACAAGTTCTACCTCATCGCCACCGACCTCAAGATCTACGGCAACGGCGACTGGGACGCCAGCCAGCGCACCGGCAGCAAGTACATCGAGGTCTGGGAGTCGACCGACCTGGTGAACTGGTCCCAGCAGCGCCATGTGCGCGTCTCTCCCGACACCGCCGGTAACACCTGGGCGCCCGAGGCCTACTACGACGACACCATCGGCGCCTACGTGGTGTTCTGGGCCGCCAAGCTCTACGCGCCGGAGGACACCGCGCACGCCGGCAACACCTACAACCGGATGCTGTACGCGACGACCCGCGACTTCCGCACCTTCAGCGAGCCCAGGGTGTGGGTCGACCCCGGCTACTCGGTGATCGACTCGACCGTGATCAAACACGGCGGCACCTACTACCGCTTCACCAAGGACGAGCGGAACAACACCTCGAGTACCCCGTGCAGCAAGTTCATCCTGGAGCAGAAGTCGACCCAACTGCGCAGCACGAGCTGGGACTTCGTCCAGGACTGCATCGGCAAGGCGACGGACACCTCCGCGGGCATCGCCCAGGGCGAGGGTCCGACGATCTTCAAGAGCAACACCGAGGACAAGTGGTACCTGTTCATCGACGAGTTCGGGGGGCGCGGCTACGTGCCGTTCGAGACCACCGACCTCGACGGCGGGCGGTTCACCATGTCGACCGGCCACGACCTGCCGGCCCACCCGCGGCACGGCACCGTCCTGCCGGTCACCAAGGCCGAGCTCGACCGCCTGCGCCAGGGCCCCTCGCCGACACCGGCGACCAGGAAGGGCGTCATCGCGGACTACCACCTCGCCGGCGGCAGCGGCACGACGGTGGCCGACAGCTCCGGCAACGGCCGGGACGCCACCATCCACGGCGGGGTCACCCGGGGCAGCGACGCGATGACGTTCGACGGCACCGACGGCTACGTCGACCTGCCGGACAACCTGCTGACCGGCCTGTCCGACGTGAGCGTCTCCGCCCGGGTGTGGATCGATCCGGCGCAGGCCACGCCGTACTTCATCTGGGGCCTGGGCAACACCACGAACGGCGCCGGCAACGGCTACCTGTTCGCCACCGGCAACTCCTATCGCACCGCCATCGCGACCGGGAACTGGTCGACCGAGCAGAACACCGGCACCGGACGCGACCTGAGCCGGGGCAGCTGGCACACCATCACCTGGACGCTCTCCGGCGGGGTGGCCCGCCTCTACGACAACGGCGTCGAGGTGGCACACAACACCGGCGTCACGACCAAGCCGGGTGACCTCGGCGGCGGCATCAGCACGGCCAACTACCTGGGCCGCTCCCTCTACGCCGCCGACCGCTATTTCACGGGCCGGATGCGCGGCTTCACCCTGTGGAACCGGGGCCTGTCGGCCAGGGAGGTGCTCGCCCTGCCCGGAAACGAGACCGCCATCGGCGCGGTGAAACTGGACGCGCTCAAGGTGCCGGCCATCATCGACAACGACGGCGGCACGGTGACCCTGCCGGTCAAGCCGGGCACCGACCTGACCGCTCTCGCACCCGAGTTCGGGATCAGCGACGACGCGCAGGTCAGCCCCGGCAACGAGTCCGTCCAGGACTTCACGCGACCGGTCACCTACACCGTGACGGGCGCCGACGGCAGCAGCCGCGTCTGGACCGTCAAGGCGGTCGCCATGAACAGCCCGGTGCTACCCGGCTACAACGCCGACCCGAACATCGTCCGCTTCGGCGACACCTACTACATCTACGCCACCACCGACGGCTACCCGGGCTGGTCCAGCACGACCTTCAAGACCTGGTCGAGCAAGGACCTCGTGCACTGGACCGAACACCGGACCATCCTCGACCTCGGCCCCGACGTGTCGTGGGCCGACGGGCGGGCCTGGGCGCCGGCCGCGACCGAGAAGAACGGAAAGTACTACTTCTACTTCTGCGCCGACGCCAAGATCGGCGTGGCCGTCGCCGACTCCCCCACCGGCCCGTTCGTCGACGCGCTCGGCAAGCCGCTCGTCGCCACCAATCCCGACGGCGGCCAGGCGATCGACCCAGCGGTCTTCACCGACGACGACGGCCAGAGCTATCTCTACTGGGGCAACGGCAACGCCTACGTCGTGCCGCTCAACCCGGACATGACGTCGTTCGATCCCGCCAAGGTCAAGCGGATCACGGGGCTGACCGGCTTCCGCGAAGGCCTCTTCATGGCCAAGCGCGGCGGCACGTACCACCTCAGCTGGTCCATCGACGACACCGGCAGCGAGAACTACCGCGTCGGCTACGCCACCGCCACGAGCCCGATGGCCGACGGGCTGGTCAACCGGGGCGAGATCCTCACCAAGGACGTCAGCCTCGGCATCCTCGGCACCGGGCACCACAGCATCATCCAGGTGCCGGGCACCGACGACTGGTACATCGCCTACCACCGCTTCGCCGTTCCCGGCGGCGACGGCACCCACCGCGAGGTGACCATCGACCGCCTGCGGTTCAACGCCGACGGCACGATCGCCAACGTGGTGCCGACGCTGGAGAGCGTCCCGCCGCTGGCGCAGTGA